In Pyxidicoccus xibeiensis, the following proteins share a genomic window:
- a CDS encoding metallophosphoesterase produces the protein MATRPQRRADMVRWLHPAQLLRTGLDALVAAVFGARADHRLIEAVVRPQAPFFDYSQEPLTEDGFWLDYVADTGDGWNSTYTVARLLALPELTLPVRGNSRLEPHATKRGRVLVLGGDGVYPGASREVYEERLVQPYEAAMRRSQAPNPDLFMIPGNHDWYDGLSAFMRLFCANRWIAGRRTRQSRSYFALKLPHRWWLIGTDVQLNSDIDVPQVEYFREVAQHMGPDDRIILCNAEPVWVMAATARRKGSYLENNLEYLQEKVLGRRISIFLAGDLHHYRRHEDAAGRQKITAGGGGAFLHPTHAPAAHVLRDGYRLQKSFPDERTSRKLARKNLFLIRYSPLFGLMTGGLYLLLALAAYAEVGSLGLSQLPQVILAVANSMLTRPWTMVLGLGTIGGLIGLADAAFGRWRVLMGTMHGLGHILAAFFTAWGATYLTVTGMGICPDLTPDGLNCTAGWAHLAGKFLLSSGLTFLGGFLVGPFVMGLYLWLSVNFFKAHSNEAFISLALPDWKNFLRLHINEDGHLKVYPVGVERVPRKWKETHAGPYAPAFDPDDPKATPPVLIEPPIRV, from the coding sequence ATGGCGACGCGGCCCCAGCGGCGCGCGGACATGGTGCGCTGGCTGCACCCCGCGCAGTTGCTGCGCACGGGCCTGGACGCGCTGGTGGCGGCGGTGTTCGGCGCGCGCGCGGACCACCGGCTCATCGAGGCGGTGGTGCGGCCGCAGGCGCCCTTCTTCGACTACTCGCAGGAGCCGCTCACCGAGGACGGCTTCTGGCTGGACTACGTGGCGGACACCGGTGACGGCTGGAACTCCACGTACACGGTGGCGCGGCTGCTCGCGCTGCCGGAGCTGACGCTGCCCGTGCGGGGCAACTCGCGCCTGGAGCCGCACGCCACGAAGCGCGGGCGGGTGCTGGTGCTGGGCGGAGACGGCGTGTACCCCGGGGCCAGCCGCGAGGTGTACGAGGAGCGGCTGGTGCAGCCCTACGAGGCGGCCATGCGCCGCTCGCAGGCGCCCAACCCGGACCTGTTCATGATTCCGGGCAACCACGACTGGTACGACGGGCTATCCGCCTTCATGCGGCTGTTCTGCGCGAACCGGTGGATTGCCGGCCGGCGCACGCGGCAGAGCCGCAGCTACTTCGCGCTGAAGCTGCCGCACCGCTGGTGGCTCATCGGCACGGACGTACAGCTCAACAGCGACATCGACGTGCCGCAGGTGGAGTACTTCCGCGAGGTGGCCCAGCACATGGGCCCGGACGACCGCATCATCCTCTGCAACGCGGAGCCCGTGTGGGTGATGGCGGCCACCGCGCGGCGCAAGGGCAGCTACCTGGAGAACAACCTGGAGTACCTCCAGGAGAAGGTGCTGGGCCGGCGCATCAGCATCTTCCTCGCGGGGGACCTGCACCACTACCGCCGGCACGAGGACGCCGCGGGCCGGCAGAAAATCACCGCGGGCGGAGGCGGCGCCTTCCTGCACCCCACGCACGCACCGGCGGCGCACGTGCTGCGAGACGGCTACCGGCTGCAGAAGAGCTTCCCGGACGAGCGCACCTCGCGGAAGCTGGCGCGAAAGAATCTCTTCCTCATCCGCTACAGCCCGCTGTTCGGCCTGATGACGGGAGGGCTGTACCTCCTCCTCGCGCTCGCCGCCTACGCGGAGGTGGGCTCGCTGGGGCTGTCCCAGCTTCCCCAGGTCATCCTCGCGGTGGCCAACAGCATGCTGACCCGGCCATGGACGATGGTGCTGGGGCTGGGCACCATCGGCGGGCTCATCGGCCTGGCGGACGCGGCCTTCGGCCGGTGGCGGGTGCTGATGGGAACGATGCACGGGCTTGGCCACATCCTCGCAGCGTTCTTCACCGCGTGGGGCGCCACGTATCTCACGGTGACGGGGATGGGCATCTGTCCCGACCTGACGCCGGACGGGCTGAACTGCACGGCGGGCTGGGCGCACCTGGCGGGCAAGTTCCTGCTGTCCTCGGGGCTCACCTTCCTGGGCGGCTTCCTGGTGGGCCCCTTCGTCATGGGCCTGTACCTGTGGCTGAGCGTCAACTTCTTCAAGGCCCACTCCAACGAGGCGTTCATCTCGCTGGCGCTGCCGGATTGGAAGAACTTCCTGCGGCTGCACATCAACGAGGACGGGCACCTCAAGGTGTACCCGGTGGGCGTCGAGCGCGTACCCCGGAAGTGGAAGGAGACGCACGCCGGCCCCTACGCGCCCGCCTTCGACCCGGACGACCCGAAGGCCACGCCGCCGGTGCTCATCGAGCCGCCCATCCGCGTGTGA